From Anaerohalosphaera lusitana, one genomic window encodes:
- a CDS encoding 4Fe-4S binding protein, translating into MAEKSKSRKFFEKIVPWRMWFQTAFLLVWLDPMGMRMHSVCSPVFHCYACPLSTFACPIGVMAQFSAIQMIPFVAIGTVVAIGALFGAMVCGWMCPFGLMQDLAAKMKTPRWRIPAWMGHFRYVVLIGTVFAIPYFFGSSDPLFICSWCPAGGLEAALLRGIVPNMLKVTVVVLFVGAIFFTVRPWCRVLCPLGAMFGFLNRFSILSMKLDDYKCTSCKRCHSMCSYGHVPDKSPNSSQCIRCLECTKCGTQALEMGTVFDKGGGEKSDSGTDEDSKKAGE; encoded by the coding sequence ATGGCAGAGAAATCGAAGTCGCGAAAGTTTTTTGAGAAGATCGTTCCGTGGCGGATGTGGTTTCAGACGGCGTTTCTGCTGGTCTGGCTGGATCCGATGGGGATGCGGATGCACAGCGTTTGCAGTCCGGTGTTTCATTGCTATGCATGTCCGCTGTCGACGTTTGCGTGTCCGATCGGGGTGATGGCGCAGTTCAGTGCGATCCAGATGATACCGTTTGTGGCAATCGGAACGGTGGTCGCGATCGGGGCGCTGTTCGGGGCGATGGTGTGCGGGTGGATGTGTCCGTTCGGTCTGATGCAGGATCTGGCGGCGAAGATGAAGACGCCAAGGTGGCGGATACCGGCATGGATGGGGCATTTTCGGTATGTCGTGCTAATCGGGACGGTTTTTGCGATACCGTATTTTTTTGGCAGTAGCGATCCGCTGTTTATCTGTAGTTGGTGTCCGGCTGGAGGGCTCGAGGCTGCACTGCTGCGGGGAATCGTGCCTAACATGCTGAAGGTGACGGTGGTGGTGCTGTTCGTAGGGGCGATATTTTTCACAGTTCGGCCGTGGTGCCGGGTGCTGTGTCCGCTGGGGGCGATGTTCGGATTTTTGAACCGCTTCAGCATTCTTTCGATGAAGCTGGACGATTATAAGTGCACGAGCTGCAAGCGGTGTCACAGTATGTGCAGTTACGGGCATGTGCCGGATAAGAGTCCGAACAGTTCGCAGTGTATCCGGTGCCTGGAGTGTACGAAGTGCGGGACGCAGGCACTGGAGATGGGGACGGTGTTCGATAAGGGCGGCGGGGAGAAAAGCGACAGCGGGACCGATGAGGATAGCAAGAAGGCCGGCGAGTAG
- a CDS encoding LexA family protein: MSKVDKICKPEFSEQALPVFTARISAGFPSPAADYEEGKLDLNKHLIKNPPATFFVRVTGDSMEGAGIYDGDLLIVDRSVEPKSGKVVIAVLNGELTVKRLRVYRGKYSLIAENTNYPDIKISRDMEFEVWGVVTNVIHQL, translated from the coding sequence ATGTCGAAAGTGGATAAAATATGTAAGCCTGAATTCAGTGAACAGGCTCTGCCGGTCTTCACCGCCCGTATCTCAGCCGGGTTTCCTTCTCCAGCCGCCGACTACGAAGAGGGCAAGCTGGACCTCAATAAACACTTGATCAAGAACCCCCCAGCCACATTCTTCGTCAGGGTCACAGGCGACTCGATGGAAGGGGCCGGTATCTACGATGGGGACCTGCTGATCGTCGACCGCTCCGTCGAACCCAAGTCCGGCAAAGTGGTGATCGCCGTCCTGAACGGTGAACTGACCGTGAAACGGCTAAGGGTATATCGAGGCAAATATTCACTGATAGCCGAAAACACTAACTATCCCGATATAAAAATTTCCAGGGACATGGAATTTGAGGTGTGGGGAGTTGTTACAAATGTGATCCATCAGCTATGA
- a CDS encoding Y-family DNA polymerase, whose amino-acid sequence MSDIFALVDCNNFYASCERVFQPSLKHRPVVVLSNNDGCIVARSNEAKALGIAMGTPYFKAEDIIKKYNVAVFSSNYALYADMSNRVMQTLSRFTSEMEIYSIDEAFLALDGIQGSLDSYGRQIRSTVLQWTGLPVSVGIARTKTLAKIANHLAKKSDKAAGVLDLTQQRYIDHALAKTDVEDVWGVGRRIAAKLRRAGITTARKLAECDIDWVLRTFSIMTVRTVLELRGQKHFGLEEVPEPKKNITVSRSFGKEIETVEQLQQALTQYASRAGEKLRCQNQYAQILTAFAMSNRFDKKNAYYGSASYIFDSATDSSLDLVGAANKLVDEIYRDGVKFKKAGVMLNKLATSKNFQRNLFADREAISRDRRLMQVLDRINERGKQVAFASEGTVKPWQTKFDHRSPCYTTRWDEFVTVV is encoded by the coding sequence ATGAGCGATATCTTTGCATTAGTTGACTGCAATAATTTCTATGCTTCCTGCGAGCGCGTCTTCCAGCCGTCTCTCAAGCACCGACCGGTTGTCGTCTTATCGAACAATGACGGCTGCATCGTGGCTCGCAGCAACGAGGCCAAGGCCTTGGGCATCGCGATGGGCACTCCTTATTTCAAGGCCGAAGACATCATCAAGAAATATAATGTTGCTGTCTTCTCTTCCAACTACGCCCTTTATGCGGACATGTCCAACCGGGTAATGCAGACACTGAGCCGGTTCACATCCGAAATGGAAATCTATTCCATAGATGAAGCGTTTCTTGCACTCGACGGCATTCAGGGAAGCCTGGACTCCTACGGAAGACAGATAAGAAGCACGGTCCTGCAATGGACAGGGCTTCCCGTCTCGGTGGGAATTGCAAGGACCAAGACACTTGCCAAGATCGCTAATCACCTCGCCAAAAAGTCCGACAAAGCAGCCGGCGTACTGGACCTGACCCAGCAAAGATATATAGACCACGCTCTCGCCAAGACCGATGTTGAAGATGTCTGGGGCGTGGGCAGAAGGATTGCTGCAAAGCTCAGGCGAGCGGGAATCACAACCGCCAGGAAATTAGCTGAATGTGATATCGACTGGGTCTTGAGAACCTTTTCGATCATGACCGTCAGAACTGTCCTGGAATTGCGAGGCCAAAAGCATTTTGGTCTTGAAGAGGTCCCGGAACCAAAAAAGAACATTACCGTATCAAGGTCCTTCGGCAAAGAAATAGAAACCGTCGAGCAACTGCAGCAGGCCCTTACCCAGTATGCGTCCAGGGCAGGCGAGAAACTCCGCTGCCAGAATCAGTACGCCCAGATCTTGACCGCCTTCGCCATGAGTAATCGCTTCGACAAAAAGAATGCCTATTACGGCTCAGCCAGTTATATATTTGACTCAGCGACAGACAGCAGCCTGGACCTGGTGGGGGCGGCTAACAAGCTGGTTGATGAAATCTACAGGGATGGGGTAAAATTCAAAAAGGCAGGAGTGATGCTGAACAAACTGGCTACCTCGAAGAATTTTCAGCGAAACCTTTTCGCAGATAGGGAGGCCATCAGCAGAGACAGACGGCTCATGCAGGTCCTTGACAGGATCAACGAACGAGGCAAGCAGGTGGCGTTTGCTTCCGAAGGAACGGTAAAGCCCTGGCAAACAAAGTTCGACCATAGATCCCCATGCTACACGACCCGCTGGGATGAATTCGTCACAGTCGTATAA
- a CDS encoding carboxypeptidase-like regulatory domain-containing protein, whose amino-acid sequence MQIRRILTLTTLAVLFTTGLTTAETKTFTCKGTVLDTENNPIDGAEVINYEIGMDLETRALTTYGKTSGNTGPDGAFEFTNNTEDEKGNSVSVANIIVARKEGYSLGWLQWQGPKDKNENIILKAPKNLVGRIVDENGKPIENADISVIILGPPSDPSMFLINPQAMPFLQDKTDSQGNFNITGLPSECAADFNISKEGYASISTFTVNSGQPPRPTYDAGTEEIELTLPPESIIKGKVISSADGSPVPNVKVAAVEPGYNITKPNNFATTNADGSFTIKALAPNDYELMLATDEEAGYIADKTKLSVVKAQTLKDIEIQASQGGLLEVKVTDSQTNEPMPQVSVNLAPQSGGSMVPLRTNADGVATRRLAPGEYKINNLYMSGMGSKSPGETITIKEGETTNWQYEFEGPPTVTGTITDPSGEPVSGATVFIRPGGSDMDTTDEQGKYSTRFSSHTYNNTPNFLIAALPEKNLAAITQVMRESQTQDLQLTEGITAKCRVIDAEGKLLQNATVRPWIEYERGASSMSESVIEKDGDTYVWKAIPADGDFRFDIYADGYGSIDADIDPEKAVDFVVDLGDMTLPLADKIVSGVVLDADREPVGGARVRLSGDNQPSSSRVETGKDGKFEFKACDGPLRLYAYTNIDSRHHWGDINLKQPTEDVEVFISPNGARGVHFARKKAEDISNKPLGDLAAFGIDAQPAGKTLVCFFDMMQRPSRHLAKQLAAKADNLKQQGVNLVFVQSSKIDSQRLTDWLESQKIGTPAGMIKSDNPDDTLKQWGVENLPWLILTDTDKNVTAQGFRLTKLDEKLE is encoded by the coding sequence ATGCAGATACGCAGAATACTAACCCTCACAACTCTCGCCGTCCTTTTCACCACGGGTCTGACCACAGCCGAAACAAAAACTTTTACCTGCAAAGGCACCGTCCTCGACACCGAGAACAACCCTATCGATGGGGCCGAGGTTATAAACTATGAGATCGGAATGGATCTAGAAACACGCGCCCTCACCACTTACGGCAAAACCTCCGGTAACACCGGCCCTGATGGTGCCTTCGAATTTACTAATAACACAGAAGACGAAAAAGGCAATTCCGTCTCCGTCGCGAACATCATAGTTGCCCGAAAGGAAGGCTATTCTCTCGGCTGGCTCCAGTGGCAAGGACCCAAGGATAAAAATGAGAATATTATCCTGAAAGCCCCCAAAAACCTAGTCGGTCGCATCGTCGACGAAAACGGCAAACCCATCGAGAACGCCGACATCAGTGTGATCATCCTCGGTCCCCCAAGCGACCCCTCCATGTTTCTCATCAATCCCCAGGCAATGCCCTTCCTGCAAGACAAGACCGATTCACAGGGCAATTTCAATATTACCGGCCTGCCTTCCGAGTGCGCTGCAGATTTCAATATCAGCAAAGAAGGCTATGCCTCCATTTCCACCTTCACCGTCAATTCGGGCCAGCCGCCGCGTCCGACCTATGACGCAGGCACCGAAGAAATCGAACTCACTCTCCCACCAGAGAGCATCATCAAGGGTAAAGTCATCTCATCTGCCGACGGCTCACCTGTGCCCAACGTAAAAGTCGCAGCCGTCGAGCCGGGCTATAACATTACAAAACCTAATAATTTTGCCACCACCAATGCCGATGGCAGCTTCACGATCAAAGCACTTGCCCCCAACGATTATGAGTTGATGCTTGCCACGGACGAAGAAGCAGGATATATCGCCGATAAAACCAAACTTTCTGTCGTAAAGGCTCAGACGCTCAAAGATATTGAGATCCAGGCCTCCCAGGGCGGTCTGCTCGAAGTCAAGGTGACCGACTCCCAGACCAACGAACCCATGCCCCAGGTCTCAGTAAATCTCGCCCCGCAGTCGGGCGGCTCCATGGTGCCACTCCGTACGAACGCTGACGGCGTTGCAACCAGAAGACTCGCTCCGGGCGAATACAAGATAAATAACCTTTACATGAGCGGTATGGGATCAAAATCACCCGGTGAAACAATAACTATAAAGGAAGGCGAAACCACGAACTGGCAATATGAATTCGAAGGTCCGCCGACCGTCACTGGCACCATCACTGACCCCAGCGGCGAACCTGTCTCAGGCGCCACTGTCTTTATCAGGCCGGGCGGGTCTGATATGGACACAACCGACGAACAGGGAAAATACAGCACAAGGTTTAGCTCACATACATATAATAACACACCGAATTTCCTGATAGCAGCTCTCCCAGAGAAAAACCTCGCCGCTATCACCCAGGTCATGCGTGAAAGTCAAACCCAGGACCTGCAGCTCACAGAAGGCATCACCGCCAAATGCCGCGTTATCGACGCCGAAGGCAAACTCCTGCAAAACGCAACCGTTCGTCCCTGGATCGAATACGAACGCGGCGCGTCCAGCATGTCCGAATCTGTCATCGAAAAGGATGGCGACACCTACGTCTGGAAAGCCATTCCCGCAGACGGCGACTTCCGCTTCGATATATACGCCGACGGCTACGGAAGCATCGATGCCGACATCGATCCGGAAAAGGCCGTCGATTTCGTAGTCGATCTGGGTGACATGACCCTTCCCCTCGCAGACAAAATCGTCTCAGGCGTGGTCCTCGACGCCGACCGCGAACCTGTCGGAGGCGCACGCGTCAGATTAAGCGGCGACAATCAGCCGAGTAGTTCTCGGGTCGAGACCGGCAAAGACGGTAAATTCGAGTTCAAGGCCTGTGACGGACCGCTACGCTTGTACGCTTATACCAACATAGACAGCCGGCACCACTGGGGTGATATAAACCTCAAGCAGCCGACTGAAGATGTAGAAGTATTCATCAGTCCCAACGGGGCCCGAGGCGTGCATTTCGCCCGCAAAAAAGCTGAAGACATTTCTAACAAGCCGCTCGGCGACCTTGCCGCATTCGGCATCGACGCTCAGCCGGCCGGCAAAACCCTCGTATGCTTCTTCGACATGATGCAGCGCCCCAGCCGACACCTCGCGAAACAGCTCGCCGCCAAAGCTGATAATCTGAAACAGCAGGGCGTCAACCTGGTATTCGTCCAGTCCAGCAAAATAGACTCACAGCGCCTTACCGACTGGCTCGAGTCTCAGAAGATCGGCACCCCCGCAGGTATGATCAAATCCGACAACCCCGACGATACCCTCAAGCAGTGGGGCGTTGAAAACCTCCCCTGGCTGATCCTCACCGACACCGACAAAAATGTAACCGCCCAGGGCTTCCGCCTGACCAAACTGGACGAAAAGCTAGAATAG